From a single Ovis aries strain OAR_USU_Benz2616 breed Rambouillet chromosome 23, ARS-UI_Ramb_v3.0, whole genome shotgun sequence genomic region:
- the LOC101115843 gene encoding ribosomal biogenesis factor-like: MHMEEIKLDKWHHLEFEKLHKGIGGLTIAKNKLRGEKSRNVFHIASQKSFKVKNKVKPVTTNLKKINIVNDEKVNRVNKAFIDVQKELANFSKGLSLDPLQKQLISQQCHENVPVNVDEARRLMAHL; encoded by the exons ATGCACATGGAAGAAATCAAGCTAGACAA ATGGCATCACCTGGAATTTGAGAAGCTGCACAAGGGTATCGGAGGCCTGACAATAGCCAAGAACAAACTAAGAGGGGAGAAGTCCAGAAATGTATTCCACATAGCCAGCCAAAAAAGCTTtaaggttaaaaataaagtaaaaccagTTACCACTAACCTTAAGAAGATAAACATTGTGAATGATGAAAAAGTTAACAGAGTGAATAAAGCTTTTATAGATGTACAAAAGGAACTGGCAAACTTCTCAAAAGGCCTTTCCCTTGATCCCCTACAGAAACAACTGATATCTCAGCAGTGTCATGAAAACGTACCAGTTAATGTTGATGAAGCTAGAAGATTAATGGCTCACTTGTAA